AGCGCCCGAAAACCGCGCGCACGCTCGCCACCACGGCCGGCACGAGGCGCGCGCGCCGGTCGTAGAGCAGCGGGATCGAGAACGCCGAGACCGCGAACAGGATGAAGGCGAGCACCGCGCCCATGATCGCGCTGTAGAAAACGTAGCCGGCAACGGTTTCTTCGAAGCGCAGCAGGCGCATGAAGCCGACCGGCTCGCGCCCGACCATGAAGCCGTACAGGATGCCGGCGTCGGTTATCCAGATCAGGAAGATCAGCACGCATACGAAGGACATCACCCAGCCGCCGCGCGGCATGCGCCGGAAGCCGCGGGCAATGTCGCCGAGGGTGGCTTTTTCGTTGTGGCGCAGGCGGTCCGAGAGGGCGAAGAAACCGGCGAGCAAGGCCGGTCCGACGAGCATGAAACCGCCCGCGAGCGACAGGCTGACGGGGGCGATTCCGGCCGCCTCGAGAAGGATGAACATCAGCGCGCCGAGTACGGTGAATACGGCGGCGAAGCCCGCGCTGAGCAGCGGCTGGG
The window above is part of the Thauera aromatica K172 genome. Proteins encoded here:
- a CDS encoding DUF2189 domain-containing protein, whose amino-acid sequence is MPDISHHRGPPPATDPATLRPAAVRRHDLLAAITAGAAQFRAQPLLSAGFAAVFTVLGALMFILLEAAGIAPVSLSLAGGFMLVGPALLAGFFALSDRLRHNEKATLGDIARGFRRMPRGGWVMSFVCVLIFLIWITDAGILYGFMVGREPVGFMRLLRFEETVAGYVFYSAIMGAVLAFILFAVSAFSIPLLYDRRARLVPAVVASVRAVFGRFGVVLSWAVLLAAVIMVSALLLPLLLITLPVMAYASREFYLRVYPPNTPPPPR